Within Micavibrio sp. TMED2, the genomic segment TCATCAATAGCCCCGGTAATGTTGGGTTTGTTCAATCAGCAGGGATAGCGCCTGATCGAACTCATCCAGTGGCACGCCGATACGGCGCTTGGCATAGGAATCGGTCAGCGGGGCATCCCGGAAACTGATGATTGCCGTTGTTCCGGCGGCATCGACGAATTCGTTGATCAGGCGCTCTGCGGCCTGATGCCTGAGGATACAGGGGCCGACCAGACAGACATCCTCGATCTTCATCTGGAATGCCTTGGTGCGGATCGTGGCATCGGCCCAGGTCGGGGTCGGCGTGGCGTCCAGCATGATGTTGAAATCATAGAGGTCGCCCAGATCATTGCGCGGCTTGCGGTTGTTTTGGCTGCCTGAGTCGCTCGGCTCCGCCACCTCGATCACCAGATCGAAAACGAAAACCGGCTTCTGGTGCCCGGTCACATATTGCCGCTCATGCAGGCGCAACTCGCAGGCATCATTCAGCGGCAGGACAAAGGTACGGCGATAGCATGTGACCTGCCAGTCACCGACCCGTTTCATGTACAGGACATTGTCCTGCATCCCCAGAGTTGGCGGGGGACGCCACGTGGTGCGGGTGTCTGCTGCCTCGGCCGGGGCCGGGGTGACGGCCAGCAAAACAGCGGCCAGAACCAGCATTGCCGCCAGCGACAGAAAACCCCATCTGATGTGAGGAAGGCCGGGAACCGGATGACGCTTTCCGCAGTTAAACATTATCATTACAACTATTCTGGCGCTGATGATCAAATTCGATAATATTATGCCTCGGGAAGGTCGTTCAGGCCAAACAGCTTTGATCAAATAACAACATGTAGCCGCGCTATCGTGGCCAACAAACACGGGTATAGAAACGTGAGCAAAACTGTGCGGGTATCAATTTACGGTCGGGTTCAAGGTGTCGGCTATCGTGCCTGGACCGAACAGCGGGCGCGGCAGCTTGGCATTGACGGCTGGGTGCGCAACCGCCTTGATGGCTCGGTTGAAGCGGTGTTTTCCGCCGATGACAGCCTGCTTGACCGGATGCTGACCGATTGTCAGGCCGGGCCGAGTGTCGCCAAGGTCGACCGTATGGTCGAACAAAGCTGTGATGCGCCCGAAACCGGCTTCAGAATCCTGCCCACCTGCTAGGTTTCACTGATCCGGAAATTCCTTTGCCCGGCCAAGGCGGAGCGCAGTTGCGCCGTCGCTCGGCAGCAGGGCGGGCATCAGCAGGACACAATCATCATAGGGCGTGCGTATCTCGATGCTGCCATCACGGGCGATCAGCGTGCCTGCCTTTTCGATCACCTGCAGCCCGTCAAACCGGCGCTCGAAGGAGAATTCCGCTGCCGTGGTCGGGACGAGGCTGTGGGTCACGGTGATGATCCGTGCCGGGTCCGGGGAGACCCGCGCCGGACTGTCGAGCATATGCAGGGTCTTCAGCAGATGGCGGCAGGCGCGATAGGCAATATCGGCGGTGCGCAGATCGAAGTGATAGCCGCATTCGATCAGCATGGCGCTGGCATAGCGGTCGGGATCACTGAAATGATGATAATCGGTGAGGCGTTTGCCGTCGGCATGGCCGGGATCGATCATCACCCATTTGGGCCAGCCCATGGCGCGGGCCAGATCGCGGTGGCGGGCGGCGGGACCGATCAGGGCGAGCGGCGGTGCCTTCCTCGGCATCGTGTGCAGGTCGAGCAGGAAATCGCTGCTCTGGATCAGTGGCAGCAATTCCCGCGCGCGCCTTACTTCCCAGGCATCGGTCGGATCGCTGGCCAGCGATCCGTGCCAGACCCGGTTCATGTCGCGCTGCAGGAACCGGTTGCCGAACGGCGCTGCCGGGTCGAGCTGGGCATAGGCGCGGTAATTGACGAAGCACAGTGACAGGCGGCCATGGGAAATTGCCGGGTTTTCCCGGATCAGCCGGTCGAGGGCGATGGCACCCGCCACCTCATTGCCATGGGTAAGGGCGCTGATCACCACATGAGGACCGACCAGTCCACTGTCGATGCTGACCACATGGGAAAAAGCCGTCGATGCGGCGGCGTAGCGCTCCAGATCGGGCAGGGCGTCAAGCAGGCGTTGGTCGATAACGGGCGGTGTCGGCACGGGATGCAATCACGCGGTATGAGGGCGCAAATCTTCCGGGAAATGCGCCATCAGCGCGGCATCCAGATCTTCCATGGTCACCGGCAGGCCAAGCGCGGTCAGCGAGGTGACGCCATGACCGCGAATACCGCAGGGAACAATGCCGCCGAAATGCTCCAGATCGGGATCGACATTGATCGAAATGCCGTGGAATGCCACCCATTTGCGAACCCGCACACCGATGGCCGCAATCTTGTCCTCCCGCCCCATGGCCTCGCCATAGCGGCTCTTGTCGACCCAGATGCCGACACGGCCCTCGCGCCGTTCGCCGATGACGTTGAATGATCCCAGCGTGTCGATCACCCATTGTTCGAGCCGGTTGATATACCAGCGCAGATCGGTACGCCGTTGCTTGAGGTCAATCATGGCATAGACGACCCGCTGGCCGGGGCCGTGATAGGTGTATTGCCCGCCGCGACCGGTCGGGAACACCGGAAACCGGGTGTCGAGCAGATCGGCCTCATCGGCACTGGTTCCGGCGGTATAGAGCGGCGGATGCTCGAGCAGCCATATCCGGTCACCGGCAGTACCAGCAATCATCGCCGCCACATGTTCTTCCATCTGCTGCACCGCCTCGGGATAGGCGACGGGACGGTCGCTGATCTGCCAGTCGATTACCGGCGGTGAACCGGAAAATCTCAGGTTTTCTGCCGGTGCTGGTTGCTGGAACGTCATGTTTTGCCGACCTGTTGCGGGGGAGAATGATTATTTAGTGTGTTATGACACGTAAGCTAGCTTGATTCCTATAACAGCATTTGTTAGGAACGCCGCCTACCAAGGATGATTGCTCATCCTGTGGCACGTGCGGTCGTGGCGGAATTGGTAGACGCGCAGCGTTGAGGTCGCTGTGGGCATTGCGCCCGTGGAAGTTCAAGTCTTCTCGACCGCACCATCTTTTTTCGGACATTTACCGGTAAAAATATTCAAGTCGCTGGTTTTATTGGAAAACCGCGCTTTTTCGACTGTTGTGCAATTTGCATAACCGATTTGTGCCCAAGCCCGCTTGTAAGCGGGCTTTTATTATGGCCAAAAAGCAGGCACAACCTACGCACCAACTCATTTTTATCGCGTAAAAATCAACAGTTCGGCATTGGTGGGCCACCGCCAATGCACCGGGAGGCATTATGGGCGACAAGCTGAGAGATGCAGCGCTTGAGTATCACCGTGCACGGCCAGCGGGCAAAATAGCCCTGCAGCCGACCAAACCACTGGGCAACCAGAGTGATCTGGCGCTGGCCTATTCGCCCGGTGTTGCCGCAGCCTGTGAGGAGATCGTCAAGGACCCCAAAAATGCCAGCCAATACACCACGCGCGGCAATCTCGTCGCGGTAATCACCAATGGTACGGCGGTGCTCGGCCTCGGCAATATCGGCCCGCTGGCGTCCAAGCCGGTGATGGAAGGCAAGGCGGTTCTGTTCAAGAAATTCGCCGGCATCGACGCCATCGACATCGAGGTGGATGCCAACGATCCCGACCGGTTCTGCGATATCGTTGCCGCACTTGAGCCAAGCTTCGGTGCCATCAATCTCGAGGATATCAAGGCGCCGGAATGCTTCATCATCGAGGAGCGCCTGCGCGAACGGATGAATATCCCGGTGTTCCATGATGACCAGCATGGCACCGCGATCATCGTCAGCTCTGCCGTCCTCAACTGGTCGCGCCTGACCAAGCGTGATCTCGGTACGGTCAAGGTCGTGACCTCCGGTGCCGGTGCGGCGGCGATTGCCTGCCTGAACCTGCTCGTCGATATGGGCATCAAGCCCGAGAACATCACCGCAACCGATATTGACGGCGTGCTGCACAGCGGACGTGCCAATCAGTTGCATGAGAAACAGGCGCGTTTTGCCCGCGATATTCCCGAGCGCACCCTCGGTGAGGCGATTGTCGGGGCCGATGTGTTCCTCGGCGTTTCCGCGCCCGGCGTACTGAAACCGGAGTTTGTCAGCACCATGGCCGGTGAGCCGTTGATCATGGCGCTCGCCAACCCGACGCCGGAGATCATGCCCGATGAGGTGCGTGCGGTTCGTGACGATGCCTATATCGCCACCGGTCGTACCGATTTCGCCAATCAGGTGAACAACGTCCTATGCTTCCCGTTCATCTTCCGTGGTGCCCTCGATGTGGGTGCGACCGAGATCAACGAGGCGATGAAACTCGCCTGCGTCGAGGCGATTGCCAATCTCGCCATGGTCGAGGCCAGCGAGGCGGTGGCTGCCGCCTATGGTGACGAGGCCATGTCCTTTGGCCCCGAATACCTGATCCCGAAACCGTTTGACCCGCGTCTGGTTGGCCGTATTGCCCTGGCCGTTGCCAAGGCGGCGATGGAGAGCGGTGTCGCCACCCGACCGGTGGAGGATTTCGCCGATTACGAGAATGAACTGAACCGGTTTATGTTCAAATCCGGTCTGGTGATGACCCCCGTCTTCTCTCGGGCCAAGCAGAATGCCAAGCGCGTTGCCTATGCCGAGGGCGAGGACATGCGCGTGCTGCGCGCGGTGCAGCAGGTGAGCGATGACGGCCTCGCCTATCCGGTGCTGATCGGTCGGCGTGGCGTGGTCGAGAGCCGGATCAAGCGGCTCAATCTGCGCATTCAGGAAGGCAAGCATTACGAGCTGGTCGATCCCGAGGATGATCCGCGCTTCCCTGACTACTCCGCGCAGTATCACAAGTTGATGGAGCGCCGGGGTATCACCCCGCGCCGGGCCCGCGAGATTGTCCGTACCAATACCACGGTCATCGGCGCGCTGATGGTGCATCTGGGTGAGGCCGATGCCCTGATCTGCGGCACCAAGGGCGGCTACAGCTATCGCCTCAGCGATGTGAAATCGGTGATCGGCCTGCGCGCCGGGCAGACCATCCCGGCGGCACTCAGCGTGCTGGTGACCGGGTCTGGCACCTTTTTTATGTGCGATACCCATATCAATGAGGACCCGACCGCCGAACAGATTGCCGAGATGACCATCGAGGCTGCGGAAGCAGTGCGGCGGTTCGGTATCGAACCGAAGGTGGCGCTGCTGTCCTACTCCAATTTCGGCTCCCGCAAGGGGCCATCGGTTGCGAAGATGCAGCAGGCGCGTGAAATGCTCGAAGTGCTTGCCCCCGAACTGGAAGTCGAGGGCGAAATGCATGCTGATATCGCGCTGAACGAGGAATTGCGCGCGACCGCATTCCCGAATTCACGCCTGACCGGACAGGCCAATCTGTTGGTTATGCCCAATCTGGATGCGGCCAATATCGCCTATAATCTGGTCAAGTGTCTGGCGGATGCCCAGCCGGTCGGTCCGCTCTTGCTCGGGGTCGACAAGCCTGCGCATATTCTGACCAGCTCGGCCACGGCACGCAGCATCCTGAACGTGACAGCACTGGCCACCGTCGATGCCCAGCAGCGCGATCACGACGGTGCTAACCAACCGGTTCTGTTTGGTGTATAAACCGGGCTGACAAATCCTCACTGATGCGGTCATATGGTGGCCGCATCACCCGCAACCGGAAAAGAGACGGCGTCATGGCCGAACTCGATACAAAAACACCCCGGCCGCAAGCCGTCGAGGAGGCGGAAGAGGCTGGCGAGAGCAATGAGTACGGGCTTGACTCGGAAGCGGTCGGCAAGGTTGTCGACTGGCTTGACGAGGGCGAGCTCGACAATGTCCGTGCGCTGGTTGATGATCTGCACGACGCCGATGAGGCTGACCTCATCGAGCAGATCGATCCCGAATATCGCCGTCAGCTGGTTGATTGTCTGCTGCCCACCGGTATTGACGCCGAGGTGTTTGTCCACCTGCGTCCCTCGATCCGGGATGAGGTGCTCGACTATCTGCCGCCCGAGGAAATCGCCCGGACGGTAACTGAACTCGACAGTGATGACGCCATCGAGCTGGTCGAGGACCTTGACGAGGAACGTCAGCAGGAAATTCTCGCCAAGCTGTCATCCCAGCTCCGCGCACAGGTCGAGCAGGGCCTGACTTTCCCGGAAGAGAGCGCGGGTCGTCTGATCCAGCGCGAGGTTGTGGCGCTGCCCCAGTTCTGGACGGTTGGCAAAACCGTTGACTATATGCGGGCGGCTGCTGACCAGCTGCCCGAGCATTTTTACGTTGTCTATGTGGTCGACCCGCTGCACCGGGTTGTCGGTGCGGTCAATTTGAGCCGCCTTGTCCGCACCCGTCGCTCGACCAAGCTTGAGGAAATTCAGGAAACCGACATCCATCCGATCCCGGCTGAGATGGATCAGGAGGCGGTGGCTGATGTCTTCCGACGCTACTCCCTCGTCTCTGTTCCGGTGGTGGATGAGAACAGCCGGTTGCTCGGGATGATCACCTTCGATGACATCGTCGACGTTATCGATGAAGAGGCCGAGGAAGATATTCTGCGCCTTGCCGGTGTCTCCGCCGAGAGCGATATTTATACCGATACCTTCAAGACCCTGAAATCACGCTTTGTCTGGCTGGCGCTCAACCTGCTGACGGCCGTGCTGGCATCGATGGTGATCGGGGTCTTTGAGGGCACGATTGATCAGATCGTAGCGCTGGCGGTGCTGATGCCGATCGTTGCCAGTATGGGTGGCAATGCCGGTACCCAGACACTGACGGTTGCCGTGCGCGCGCTGGCGATGAACGAGCTGTCGGCCAATACCGCCTGGCGTGTGATTGCCAAGGAAACCCTTGTTGCCAGTCTGAACGGCATAATCTTTGCCGTGGTCAGCGGCATTGTCGCCTCGGTCTGGTTCGGTAATCCGATGCTCGGTGCGGTGATCGCCATGGCGATGATTGCCACCCTTGCGGTCGCCGGGCTGTCCGGGGTCATGATCCCGCTCGCCCTCGACAAATTCGGGGCCGATCCGGCGGTGGCATCCTCGGTCTTTCTGACCACCGTTACTGATATTGTTGGCTTTTTTACCTTCCTCGGATTGGCGGCCTGGATACTTCTTTGATCTTGTCCAGACCACCACCTATGTTTCGGGGAACACGAAGAACAAGAAACAACGCAACAGGGAGTGCTCGTCATGTCGAACAGGAACAGTGATCCGGTGGTGATCGTCGGGGCTGCCCGGACACCAATGGGTGGGTTTCAGGGTGATCTCGCCGACGTTAAGGCACCGGCACTTGGCAGCGATGCCATCCGCGAGGCGATGAAGCGTGCCGCGGTTACCGGCGAGGACATCAATGATGTGATCATGGGTTGCGTCCTGCCCGCTGGTATGGGGCAGGCACCGGCACGTCAGGCCTCCCTCGGCGCCGGTATCCCGGAAGCGGTCGGCTGCACCACGATCAACAAGATGTGCGGCTCGGGCATGAAGGCGACCATGATGGCCCATGACGCCATTCTGGCCGGTACCAACGACATTGCCATTGCCGGTGGCTTTGAGAGCATGACCAATGCGCCCTATCTGCTCGACCGTGCCCGTGGCGGTTATCGCATGGGGCATGGGCAGGTTTATGACCATATGTTCCTTGATGGTCTTGAGGACGCCTACAAGCCCGGTCGGCTGATGGGTACCTTTGCCGAGGAAACCGCCCGGCACTATCAGTTCACCCGCGAGGCACAGGACGAGTTCGCCATTACCTCACTGAAACGCGCCAGACAGGCGAGCGAGGACGGTACGGCGGCGGCGGAAATCGTGCCGGTAACCGTCAAGGGTCGCAAGGGCGATACGGTGGTCGAGCATGACGAACAACCGCTGAAGGCCAATCCCGACAAGATCCCGACCCTCCGCCCGGCCTTTGATAAGGACGGCACGGTAACGGCGGCCAATTCCAGCTCGATTTCCGATGGCGCGGCGGCACTGGTGCTGATGCGCCGGTCGGTAGCGGAAAAGAGGGGAGCCACGATCCTCGCGGAAATTCATGGACACAGCACCCATGCCCAGGCCCCGGCATGGTTCACCACGGCGCCGATCGGCGCGATGGAAAAGCTGTTTGAGAAAACCGGCTGGTCGAC encodes:
- a CDS encoding lipoate-protein ligase B produces the protein MTFQQPAPAENLRFSGSPPVIDWQISDRPVAYPEAVQQMEEHVAAMIAGTAGDRIWLLEHPPLYTAGTSADEADLLDTRFPVFPTGRGGQYTYHGPGQRVVYAMIDLKQRRTDLRWYINRLEQWVIDTLGSFNVIGERREGRVGIWVDKSRYGEAMGREDKIAAIGVRVRKWVAFHGISINVDPDLEHFGGIVPCGIRGHGVTSLTALGLPVTMEDLDAALMAHFPEDLRPHTA
- a CDS encoding NADP-dependent malic enzyme (NADP-dependent; catalyzes the oxidative decarboxylation of malate to form pyruvate; decarboxylates oxaloacetate); the encoded protein is MGDKLRDAALEYHRARPAGKIALQPTKPLGNQSDLALAYSPGVAAACEEIVKDPKNASQYTTRGNLVAVITNGTAVLGLGNIGPLASKPVMEGKAVLFKKFAGIDAIDIEVDANDPDRFCDIVAALEPSFGAINLEDIKAPECFIIEERLRERMNIPVFHDDQHGTAIIVSSAVLNWSRLTKRDLGTVKVVTSGAGAAAIACLNLLVDMGIKPENITATDIDGVLHSGRANQLHEKQARFARDIPERTLGEAIVGADVFLGVSAPGVLKPEFVSTMAGEPLIMALANPTPEIMPDEVRAVRDDAYIATGRTDFANQVNNVLCFPFIFRGALDVGATEINEAMKLACVEAIANLAMVEASEAVAAAYGDEAMSFGPEYLIPKPFDPRLVGRIALAVAKAAMESGVATRPVEDFADYENELNRFMFKSGLVMTPVFSRAKQNAKRVAYAEGEDMRVLRAVQQVSDDGLAYPVLIGRRGVVESRIKRLNLRIQEGKHYELVDPEDDPRFPDYSAQYHKLMERRGITPRRAREIVRTNTTVIGALMVHLGEADALICGTKGGYSYRLSDVKSVIGLRAGQTIPAALSVLVTGSGTFFMCDTHINEDPTAEQIAEMTIEAAEAVRRFGIEPKVALLSYSNFGSRKGPSVAKMQQAREMLEVLAPELEVEGEMHADIALNEELRATAFPNSRLTGQANLLVMPNLDAANIAYNLVKCLADAQPVGPLLLGVDKPAHILTSSATARSILNVTALATVDAQQRDHDGANQPVLFGV
- a CDS encoding magnesium transporter, with product MAELDTKTPRPQAVEEAEEAGESNEYGLDSEAVGKVVDWLDEGELDNVRALVDDLHDADEADLIEQIDPEYRRQLVDCLLPTGIDAEVFVHLRPSIRDEVLDYLPPEEIARTVTELDSDDAIELVEDLDEERQQEILAKLSSQLRAQVEQGLTFPEESAGRLIQREVVALPQFWTVGKTVDYMRAAADQLPEHFYVVYVVDPLHRVVGAVNLSRLVRTRRSTKLEEIQETDIHPIPAEMDQEAVADVFRRYSLVSVPVVDENSRLLGMITFDDIVDVIDEEAEEDILRLAGVSAESDIYTDTFKTLKSRFVWLALNLLTAVLASMVIGVFEGTIDQIVALAVLMPIVASMGGNAGTQTLTVAVRALAMNELSANTAWRVIAKETLVASLNGIIFAVVSGIVASVWFGNPMLGAVIAMAMIATLAVAGLSGVMIPLALDKFGADPAVASSVFLTTVTDIVGFFTFLGLAAWILL
- a CDS encoding acetyl-CoA acetyltransferase (Catalyzes the synthesis of acetoacetyl coenzyme A from two molecules of acetyl coenzyme A. It can also act as a thiolase, catalyzing the reverse reaction and generating two-carbon units from the four-carbon product of fatty acid oxidation) is translated as MSNRNSDPVVIVGAARTPMGGFQGDLADVKAPALGSDAIREAMKRAAVTGEDINDVIMGCVLPAGMGQAPARQASLGAGIPEAVGCTTINKMCGSGMKATMMAHDAILAGTNDIAIAGGFESMTNAPYLLDRARGGYRMGHGQVYDHMFLDGLEDAYKPGRLMGTFAEETARHYQFTREAQDEFAITSLKRARQASEDGTAAAEIVPVTVKGRKGDTVVEHDEQPLKANPDKIPTLRPAFDKDGTVTAANSSSISDGAAALVLMRRSVAEKRGATILAEIHGHSTHAQAPAWFTTAPIGAMEKLFEKTGWSTGDVDLFEINEAFAVVTMAAMRDLDLPHDKVNVHGGACALGHPVGASGARIIVTLLNALKKYDMKRGVASLCIGGGEATAIAIERVH